The segment ACCGCGCGTACCTCCGCTCGCGGATGCAGGAGATTCTGCAGCGGCTCTACGAGGGAACTCCCTTCGAGGATCTCGCGCGCTACCACTCCGAGGGCCCCACCGCCCAGCAGGGGGGCGACATCGGTTCGTTCCGGAGAGGAGACCTCACGCCGGACCTCGACGAGCTCGCGTTCTCCCTCCCCGCGGGCGCCGTGAGCGGGGTGATCGAGGGTCCGCGATCGTTTCAGATCGTCCAGGTCGTCGAGCGGACGGGGAGCGGGGCGGCCGAGTCGGTGCGGCTCCGCCAGATCCTCATGAACGTGGAGGCGGGCGGGGAGACGGTGGAGAGCGTGCGCCTCGCGGCGGAGGATCTCCGAACGCGCGCGGCGAGCGAGAGCCTCCGCGGGGCGGCCGAGGCGACGGGGATCGTCTACCGCGAGACCACGCCTTTCGAGGAGGGGGTCGTCGTGCCCGGGCTCGGGGCCTTCCGGGGCGCGAACCTCTTCGCTTTCGCCGGAGAGATCGGCGAGATCGGCGAGCCGATCTTTCACGACGAAACTTATCATGTTCTCGAGGTCGTCTCGCGGGACACGAGCCACGTGGAGCCGTTCGAGGCGGTCGCGACGAGCCTCAGGGAGCGAGTCCTCCGCGAGAAGAGGCTGGCGCTCGCGCGGGCCGACGCGGAGCGTTTCCGCGCGGAAGCGGAGCGCTCGGATCTCACCTCCCTCGCGCGCAAGGCCGGCCGCGAGATCCGCCGCGCGGACCTCGTCTCGCGCGCCGGTTCCGTCCCCACGATCGGTCGGGACGCCCGGCTCACCCTTGCCGCGTTCGCGGCGCCGGAAGGATCGACGTTCGGACCGGTGGAGACCGACTTCGGCGCGTTCTTTCTCGTGAAGGAGAAGGTGACCCCGATCGACGAGGAGCGCTACGTCGCCGAAAAGGCGTACCTCATCCGCTCGCTTCTCGCCGAGAGGCAGGAGTACATCTTCGCCCAGTGGCTCCAGGGGGAGAGAGAACGGGCGAAGATCAAGGACATGCGCCCCGCCCTCTCGGAATTGGAAGAGGGATAAAGGAACTCGCGGACCGCGGCCGGTTCTCGCTCCCCATCACCAGAGCGGAGAGCGGGCTCACTCCTTCGGGGGTTCGGGAGTTCGCTCTTCGGCCGTTCCCTTTTCCTTCTCGTCCGGCGGCTTCTGCGGCAGCTTCTTCTCGTGCTCCTCGAGATCGACGTCGGAGGTGATCTCCTTCGTCGCCTTCTTGAACTCGCGAATCCCGCGGCCCAGATTCTTCCCTACCTCCGGAAGCCGCTTGGCCCCGAAGAGCAAGAGAACGAGGAGAAAGATGAGCAGAAGTTCGTGGAAGCCGATTCCTCCGAGACCCATGACGAATCCTCCCGCGCGGCTCGCTCCGGAGCCGTGCGCGGCCGTTCGATCAATCCGCCGCGGAGCGCGGCGGGAAGGGGACGCAATCCGAACCGACGACGAGGGTCACATCGAGGAGAAGATCGGGGTTCGGAGCGGAGGAAACGTCGCCGGCGCCGAGAACCCGGCGCACCCACTCCGCCGCTTCGAGGTTGTCCGTTCTTGCGATGATCTTCGTCGTCTCGTAGCGGAAATGGTCGGCGTTCCCCATCTCCACCACGTCGCACGCGTTCTCCCTCAGAAAACGAGAGACATCCAGCGCGAGCCCCGCCTTCCCGCAGCCGTTCAGCACCTGCACGGTGACCGGCTTCGAGGGAACGATCGGGGAAGCGGATTCCGCGACCTCCGAGCGGTCCCCTTCCTCTTGGACGATCTTCGTCGAGAGGGGGATCAGGTAGAGCGCAACGAGCCCGAACGTGACCAGGATGAACAGGCGGTTCACGAGCCGTCCGAAACGCCTCCCGAACCCCTCGCCCCCCTTCCGCCCGGCGGGCTTCTTTCGTTTGGCCATACGCCCCCTATCCTCTTTCTCTTAGAAGGAACGCCTCCCGCAAGCGACCGTACGTCTCGCGAAGCCCTTGGGGAAGAACCTTCGTCCCGCCGAGCACCGGCATGAAGTTCGCGTCCCCCTGCCACCTCGGCACGAGATGCACGTGGAGATGCCCCGGAACCCCCGCCCCGGCCGCCTTTCCGAGGTTCACGCCGACGTTCATCCCGTTCGGGCGGAAGACCTCCTCGAGGATCGTTTCGGAGAGTGCGAGAAGCTCCATGATCTCGGACCTTTCTTCTCCGTCGAGCTTGGAGAAGCTCCCCACGTGCCGGCTGGGCGCGATCATGATGTGGCCGGGATTATAGGGAAAGGTGTTCAGGATGACAAAGGAATTCGCGCGCCGATGTAGAACGTACATCTCCTCGTCCTTCCCCTCCGCCGGCTTCTCGCAGAAGATGCACCCGCCCGTCTTCTCCTTGAGCGAATCGATGTACGGCATGCGCCACGTCGCCCACAGCCTATCCATTCGACCTCCCCTCCGCGTGCGCCGCGGCCGCCTCCAGGTGTTCGGGCGTGTTGATTCCGAAGATCTCCCACCGATCGGCGACAGGATACGGGAAGACGGCCCGCCCCATCGACCGGAGGATCCCGATCGCGTCGGTGAGGTAGATCTCTCCGCTCGCGTTCTCCGTCCCGATCCGCGGGAGAACCTGGAAGAGCGTCTTCGCGTCGAAGGCGTATGCCCCCGAGTTGATCTCGCGGATCCTCTGCTCCTCCGGGGCCGCGTCCTTCTCCTCGACGATCCGGTCGATCGTTCCCCTCCCGCCGCGCACGATCCGGCCGTATCCGGTCGGGTCGTCCATCGTCGCCGTGACCACCGTCGCCGCCCCTCCCTCCTTCTCGTGGAACCGGACGAGGCCCGCGAGGGTTGCCGCGCTAACGAACGGAACGTCGCCCGAGAGGACAACGAGCGATCCGTCGAGATCCGCGAGAAGAGGCGCCGCCTGGAGAACGGCGTGGCCGGTACCCTTCTGCTCCTCCTGCCGGACGAACTCGACCCCGGGACGAGAGACGGCTCGGCGCACCTCCTCGCCCCCGTGACCGACCACGACCGCCACCCGATCGAACCCGGCCGCGCGCGCGGCGTCGAGCACCCAGATGATCAAGGGCTTATCGATCAACACATGAAGAACCTTCGGGAGGCTCGAGCGCATCCGCTTCCCCTCCCCCGCCGCCAGCACGAGGGCCGCCCGCTCTCTCACGGAAGGATCTCCAGGACGCGCTCCCCGACGCGAAGAGCGAGGTTGTCGATGAGGCGCGCCTTCCCGACGCGCGCCGCGATCGCGAAGAGAAGGTCGCCGCGCGCCTCCTCCACCGGACGAAGATCCGCGAGCGAGACGAGCGCGACGTACTCGGGCCGAACGAGCGGCTCTTGGGAGAGCGTCTCGCTCGCCGCGCGCACCGCCATCCCGGCCAGACGCTCGCCCCTCTCGAGGACGCGCTTCCCCTCCACGAGCGCGCGGAAGAGGACCGGCGCCGCCCCCCTCTCCGAGGGGTCGAGGTATCGGTTCCGCGAGCTCATCGCGAGACCGTCCTTCTCGCGGACGGTCGGGAGGACGCGGATCGTCCAGCGCCCGAAGAGACCCGCCACCATGCGGCGCACGATCACCGCCTGCTGCGCGTCCTTCGCCCCGAAGTAGGCGAACGCCGGATCGACGATCTGGAGAAGCTTCCAGACGACCGTCGCCACCCCCCGAAAGTGTCCCGGCCGAAACGCCCCGCAGAGAAGCCCGGAGAGATCCTCCACCTCGATGAACGCGCGCGGACCCGCAGGGTAGATCTCCTCAGACGCGGGGAGGAAGAGGATGTCCGTCCCCTCCGCCTCGAGGAGCGCCCGATCTTCCTCCCAAGGCCGCGGGTACGCCGCCAGATCCTCGCCCGGGCCGAATTGGGCCGGGTTCACGAAGATGCTCGCGACCGTCCGCGCGCACTCCGCGACCGACGCCCGAACGAGGGAGAGATGCCCCTCGTGGAGCGCGCCCATCGTGGGGACGAAGCCGATCGGCCCTTCCCGGCGAAGCCCGCCGATGAGCGCCTCGAGCTCCCGCCGCGTGCGCGCGACCCGGAGCGTTCTACTCATTCTCTCCTCCGCCGTCGTAGCAATGCTCGGGTCCGGGGAACGTCCCTTGCTTCACGTCTTGAATAAACGTGCGGAAAGAATCGCGCATCGACGTCCGGAGATCCGCGTATCGCTTCACGAAGCGCGGGAGCTTCCTCCCGTAGATCCCGAGGAGGTCGTGGGTGACGAGGACCTGTCCATCGCACGAAGGCCCCGCTCCGATCCCGATCGTCGGGATCGACACCGACGCGGTCACCCGCTCGGCGAGGTTCGCGGGGATCGCCTCGAGGACGATCCCGAAGCAGCCAGCGTCCTCGAGCCCCTTCGCCGCCTCGACGAGCCGCTCCGCCGCGATCGCGCTCTTCCCCTGCACCACGTATCCTCCGAAGCGAAGGATCGATTGCGGGGTGAGCCCGATGTGCCCCATCACGGGGATCGACGCCTTCAGGATCGCTCGGATCACGGGGACCATCGCGCGCCCCCCCTCGAGCTTCACCGCCTCGACGCCCCCCTCCTTCACGAGCCGCCCGGCGTTCGCCACCGCGTCGGGAACGCTCACCGTATACGAAAGGAAGGGAAGGTCGCCGATCACGAGCGCCCGCGGGCGGGCGCGCGCCACCGCCGCCGCGTGGCGGATGATGTCCGCCATCGTCACCGGGAGCGTCGTCTCTAAACCGTGGACGACCATGCCGACGGAATCCCCGACGAGGATCGCATCGATCCCCGCCTCGTCGAGGATCTCGGCGGTGGGGAAGTCGTACGCGGTCAGCATCGCGATCCGCTCCCCCTTCTTCTTCATGCGGACCAGCGTGCGGGGGGTCGCCTTTCGGCGCTCCGTTTCCATCATCGGCCTCTTCCCTTCCGCCGGGGCGTGAATGACGCCGTGCCGGTTTCGAGCGCTGCGAGCTCCTCGATCAACTCGTCGAGGAGATCCGGGTTTCCGAGGAAGTCGCACTCGCCCGCGTTCGCCACGAGAAGCGCGGACTGGTCGTAGTGCGCGAAGAAGAAGTTGTACGCCTCCTGCAACACGTCGAGGTACTCGCGCGTCAGGCTTCGCTCGAACTCGCGCCCGCGTCTTCGGATCCTTTCGAGGAGAAGATCGGTGGGCGCCCGGAGGTAGATCACCGCGTCCGGCTTCGGGATCTCCCTCTCCATCACCTCGTGCAGGCGGTCGTAGAGAGCCATCTCGTCGTCGGTCAGGTTGATGCTCGCGAAGATCCGGTCCTTCGCGAAGATGTAGTCGCTCACGACCCGCTCGTGGAAGAGATCGGTCTGCGCGAGAGCCTGCTGCTGGCGGAACCGGCTGAGAAGGAAGAAGACCTGCGTTTGGAAGGCGTAGGTGCGGATGTCGTCGTAGAAGTCTTTGAGGAACGGGTTCTCCTCCACGACCTCGAGGTTGAGATGCGCCCCGATCCTCGAGGCGAGCGCACGGCAGAGGGTCGTCTTCCCCGCGCCGATCACCCCCTCGACCGCGATGTAGCGGTGCTCCATCCTACGGCGCTCCCCGGACGCGCGTCACGAGGCTCCGGTCCTTCGTCTCCGCAAGAAGCTCGCGCTGCGTCTTCCCGAATGCCGGGTGTACCAGATCCGGATCGATCTCGGCAAGCGGCACGAGAACGAACCTCCGGTCCGGAATCGAGGGGTGCGGCACCACGAGGAGCGGGGGCTCGTCGATGATCGCACCGCCGAAATAGAGAAGATCGATGTCGATCGCGCGCGGCCCCTTCGGAACGGCGCGCACCCGGCCGAGGGAATCCTCGATCCGGCCGATGAGGGCGAGAAGCTCGCGGGCGCCCCCGGCGTACGATCCGCGCGCCGCACAGTTCAGGAACAGGGGCTGATCCCGCACCGGCCCGACCGGCTCGCTTTCGTAGATCGAGGAGACGCGATCGACCGCGAACGATCCCTTCTCGAGGGAACGGAGCGCGCGCCGGAGGCTCTCTTCCCGGGCGCCGAGGTTGGAGCCGAGGCCGAGATACGCCCGCGTCGTCTGTTCCCCCGATCGGGTCACCCGGCTCGCCCCCCCGCCCGGCGATCCTCTCCGGTCTGGATTCGGAATCGCCGGCGCGCCCTCTCGACGATCGTCGTCCGACCGATCAGATCTTCCCGAGGATGTCCCCTTCGCGAAGAACGAGAAGCTCGACCCCGTCGATCGTGACGTCCATCCCCGCGTACTTCCCGAAGACGACCCGGTCCCCCGGCTTCACGTCGAGCGGAACCACTCGTCCTGCCTCGTTCCGCGCACCGGGTCCGACGGCGACGATCTCCCCCTCGACCGGCCTCTCCTTAGCGGTGTCCGGGATGATGATGCCGCCCGCCTTCTCTTCCTTCTCGAGGCGCCGGACGACCACCCGATCTCCCAACGGACGAATCTTCATACTTCAAACTCCTTCCTCCCCGGTCCAGTCCGCGGCGGGCGGCTCGTCCGCCCGAAGCGCACCGAACCGGAACGCTTTCCGGGAACCGCATTATAGACCCTCGGGGAGGCGCGGGCAACCGGGCGGGTTGCGGTCGGAATCGGATTGCGGATGAGGTTGTCGGACGGCGGGACCCGCCGTGGCCGGCCGCCTCACGAGCGGAACGAGGATGCCAGCCCCTTCTCCTACAGAACGATCCCTTGCATTTGCCGGGACCTTGCCCCTGCATTAGGGTATGAAGAAAGAGTTCTCTCGTTCGACCGCAGTCGAGGAGGCTTTCATGATCCTGGATCCGGCACAGATGAGCGTCCGCGAGCGCTATTTCCTGATGATCGGGGCGATCGTGCCGCGGCCGATCGCGTTCGTTTCCACGGTGAACCGGGCCGGCGTTCCGAACGCCGCGCCGATGAGCTTCTTCAACGGCGTCTCGTCCACCCCGCCGATCGTGAGCGTCTCCCTCGCGAGCCGACGCGGCGAGAAGAAGGACACGCTCCGGAACATCGAGGAGACCGGCGAGTTCGTCGTGAATGTCGTAGACGAGGCGCTCGCCGAGAAGATGAACTTGGCATCGGGCGATTATCCGCCCGAGGTGAGCGAGTTCGATCGCGCCGGTCTCGCGGCGGTCCCTTCCGACCTCGTCCTCCCGCCGCGCGTCGCCGAATCCCCGATCGCTTTCGAGTGCCGGCTCGTTCGGACGATCGAGATCGGCGCGCCCCCGCATCGAACCGCTCTCGTTCTCGGCGAGATCGTCCGCATCCACGCGCGCGACGATCTCCTCCTCGAGGACCGGCACGTCGACCCGGAGATGCTCCGCGCGATCGGCAAGATGGGCGGCCACCTCTACTGCCGCACGCGCGACCGCTTCGCGATGGAACGTCCGAAGGTGAAAGAGAAGAGATGAGAAGAACGGCGTGCGGGATCGTTCTTACCGCAGGAATCTCGTCCCCTCATAATCACAGACATGAACGAGGACGCTGCTTTCGCCGTCAATCGAAATCGCCTCGTGGTGAGCTCGCTCGGCGATCCGTCCGACGAGAAAGCACACTGGCTCTCCCGGAGCCCGGCCGAACGATGGCGCGCGGTCGAGCTCATTCGACAGGTGCTCTCTGGCTACGACCCGGCCACCGAGGGACTTCGAAGAGTTCTTACGGTTGTTGAGCGCGCAGATTGACTTTACATCCTCCCGATCGCGCGGAGAATCTTCTCCGGCGTGAAGGGGAGATCGCGGAGGCGCACCCCGAGCGCCTGCCGGAGCGCGTTCCCGACCGCCGGCGCCGGCCCGTTCGTCGGGATCTCGGCGACCGCCTTGACGCCGAAGGGACCGCTCGGCTCGTACGTTTCGACGAAGATCGTCCGCATCTTCGGCATCCCGGTCGCCTTGAGAATCTTGTAGTCGAGGAAACCGACGTTCCGCGGGCGCCCCCTCTCGTCGAAGAGAAGCTCCTCGGTGAGCGCGTAGCCGAGCCCCATCGAGACCGCCCCGTGCACCTGTCCCTCGGCGAGCTTCGGGTTCAACACCGTTCCGACGTCGAGCGCGGTGACGAACTCGACGACACGAACCTCCCCGGTCTCCATGTCCACCTCGAGATCGGCGAACTGCGCCCCGAAGGGGGGCGGGCTCACCGGAGAGACGTGCGTCGCGGTCTTTT is part of the Candidatus Eisenbacteria bacterium genome and harbors:
- a CDS encoding peptidyl-prolyl cis-trans isomerase, producing the protein MNGRSLTVDDFERAFNEETAVYRGSAEEDLPLLPSVTRLLRERAWQRLVHSAIVESALKKASIPISDEEIVYTIRSNPPEFLRTDEAFLTNGRFDYQKYRQAIDDPTVDWRWLENYVREQLPLGHLRQRVAVNARVTEGELRDLYVQNNETVDFSFIAFLPSEYEDVAVSASPAEMNAYYEEHREEFRVPDRATLGYVSLPVLPSEEDRAYLRSRMQEILQRLYEGTPFEDLARYHSEGPTAQQGGDIGSFRRGDLTPDLDELAFSLPAGAVSGVIEGPRSFQIVQVVERTGSGAAESVRLRQILMNVEAGGETVESVRLAAEDLRTRAASESLRGAAEATGIVYRETTPFEEGVVVPGLGAFRGANLFAFAGEIGEIGEPIFHDETYHVLEVVSRDTSHVEPFEAVATSLRERVLREKRLALARADAERFRAEAERSDLTSLARKAGREIRRADLVSRAGSVPTIGRDARLTLAAFAAPEGSTFGPVETDFGAFFLVKEKVTPIDEERYVAEKAYLIRSLLAERQEYIFAQWLQGERERAKIKDMRPALSELEEG
- a CDS encoding co-chaperone GroES, with translation MKIRPLGDRVVVRRLEKEEKAGGIIIPDTAKERPVEGEIVAVGPGARNEAGRVVPLDVKPGDRVVFGKYAGMDVTIDGVELLVLREGDILGKI
- a CDS encoding LytR C-terminal domain-containing protein, with protein sequence MAKRKKPAGRKGGEGFGRRFGRLVNRLFILVTFGLVALYLIPLSTKIVQEEGDRSEVAESASPIVPSKPVTVQVLNGCGKAGLALDVSRFLRENACDVVEMGNADHFRYETTKIIARTDNLEAAEWVRRVLGAGDVSSAPNPDLLLDVTLVVGSDCVPFPPRSAAD
- a CDS encoding twin-arginine translocase TatA/TatE family subunit translates to MGLGGIGFHELLLIFLLVLLLFGAKRLPEVGKNLGRGIREFKKATKEITSDVDLEEHEKKLPQKPPDEKEKGTAEERTPEPPKE
- a CDS encoding NTP transferase domain-containing protein; this translates as MRERAALVLAAGEGKRMRSSLPKVLHVLIDKPLIIWVLDAARAAGFDRVAVVVGHGGEEVRRAVSRPGVEFVRQEEQKGTGHAVLQAAPLLADLDGSLVVLSGDVPFVSAATLAGLVRFHEKEGGAATVVTATMDDPTGYGRIVRGGRGTIDRIVEEKDAAPEEQRIREINSGAYAFDAKTLFQVLPRIGTENASGEIYLTDAIGILRSMGRAVFPYPVADRWEIFGINTPEHLEAAAAHAEGRSNG
- the panB gene encoding 3-methyl-2-oxobutanoate hydroxymethyltransferase, with the protein product METERRKATPRTLVRMKKKGERIAMLTAYDFPTAEILDEAGIDAILVGDSVGMVVHGLETTLPVTMADIIRHAAAVARARPRALVIGDLPFLSYTVSVPDAVANAGRLVKEGGVEAVKLEGGRAMVPVIRAILKASIPVMGHIGLTPQSILRFGGYVVQGKSAIAAERLVEAAKGLEDAGCFGIVLEAIPANLAERVTASVSIPTIGIGAGPSCDGQVLVTHDLLGIYGRKLPRFVKRYADLRTSMRDSFRTFIQDVKQGTFPGPEHCYDGGGENE
- a CDS encoding deoxynucleoside kinase, producing the protein MEHRYIAVEGVIGAGKTTLCRALASRIGAHLNLEVVEENPFLKDFYDDIRTYAFQTQVFFLLSRFRQQQALAQTDLFHERVVSDYIFAKDRIFASINLTDDEMALYDRLHEVMEREIPKPDAVIYLRAPTDLLLERIRRRGREFERSLTREYLDVLQEAYNFFFAHYDQSALLVANAGECDFLGNPDLLDELIEELAALETGTASFTPRRKGRGR
- a CDS encoding flavin reductase family protein; this translates as MILDPAQMSVRERYFLMIGAIVPRPIAFVSTVNRAGVPNAAPMSFFNGVSSTPPIVSVSLASRRGEKKDTLRNIEETGEFVVNVVDEALAEKMNLASGDYPPEVSEFDRAGLAAVPSDLVLPPRVAESPIAFECRLVRTIEIGAPPHRTALVLGEIVRIHARDDLLLEDRHVDPEMLRAIGKMGGHLYCRTRDRFAMERPKVKEKR
- a CDS encoding HIT domain-containing protein; the protein is MDRLWATWRMPYIDSLKEKTGGCIFCEKPAEGKDEEMYVLHRRANSFVILNTFPYNPGHIMIAPSRHVGSFSKLDGEERSEIMELLALSETILEEVFRPNGMNVGVNLGKAAGAGVPGHLHVHLVPRWQGDANFMPVLGGTKVLPQGLRETYGRLREAFLLRERG
- a CDS encoding pantoate--beta-alanine ligase — translated: MSRTLRVARTRRELEALIGGLRREGPIGFVPTMGALHEGHLSLVRASVAECARTVASIFVNPAQFGPGEDLAAYPRPWEEDRALLEAEGTDILFLPASEEIYPAGPRAFIEVEDLSGLLCGAFRPGHFRGVATVVWKLLQIVDPAFAYFGAKDAQQAVIVRRMVAGLFGRWTIRVLPTVREKDGLAMSSRNRYLDPSERGAAPVLFRALVEGKRVLERGERLAGMAVRAASETLSQEPLVRPEYVALVSLADLRPVEEARGDLLFAIAARVGKARLIDNLALRVGERVLEILP
- the folK gene encoding 2-amino-4-hydroxy-6-hydroxymethyldihydropteridine diphosphokinase, which produces MTRSGEQTTRAYLGLGSNLGAREESLRRALRSLEKGSFAVDRVSSIYESEPVGPVRDQPLFLNCAARGSYAGGARELLALIGRIEDSLGRVRAVPKGPRAIDIDLLYFGGAIIDEPPLLVVPHPSIPDRRFVLVPLAEIDPDLVHPAFGKTQRELLAETKDRSLVTRVRGAP